The Hevea brasiliensis isolate MT/VB/25A 57/8 chromosome 1, ASM3005281v1, whole genome shotgun sequence genome has a window encoding:
- the LOC110659879 gene encoding ABSCISIC ACID-INSENSITIVE 5-like protein 1, translating into MVLSESENIAYGGKGNKPNSPHPSSQQDQDSLKETSSFSPLAGAGAGGGGQNSSSLLSLTLNEIQHKSGKTFGSMNMDEFLSNLWSVDENQDSSQPNQHQPTKDNNNNNTNNSSNNGIPNQPLLARQGSFSIPSPLCKKTVDEVWFEIQKDSPQHQNPTNIGPQGPPQRQLTLGEMTLEDFLIKAGVVQEAPGSSSSQQKMVIPSIQNISSCALDATFGMGQEVGIGFSAAHHQTIGNNFSAANGFTPYKMFPPQTKGYSSVGEVSSKGKNDQGLFELNAQAQQQQQNKKRIIDGPPEVVVERRQRRMIKNRESAARSRARKQAYTVELELELNQLKEENAKLKQLVEEIEQNRKEEVMKRKPSILPFKKGDKLKSLRRTVSLTW; encoded by the exons ATGGTACTTTCTGAATCAGAAAATATTGCCTATGGCGGAAAAGGAAATAAACCAAATTCACCACATCCTTCTTCTCAACAAGATCAAGATTCACTGAAGGAAACCTCATCATTTTCTCCTTTAGCAGGAGCAGGAGCAGGAGGAGGGGGACAGAATTCTTCTTCTCTCCTGTCACTTACTCTCAATGAAATTCAACACAAGAGTGGCAAGACTTTTGGCTCCATGAACATGGATGAATTTCTTTCTAATTTGTGGAGTGTAGATGAAAATCAAGATTCATCACAACCAAACCAACACCAACCCaccaaagataataataataacaatactaATAATAGTTCTAATAATGGCATACCAAACCAACCCCTATTGGCTCGACAAGGTTCCTTCTCTATTCCTTCACCTCTCTGCAAAAAAACTGTGGATGAAGTGTGGTTTGAGATACAAAAAGATAGTCCCCAACACCAAAACCCTACCAATATTGGTCCTCAAGGACCTCCTCAACGCCAACTAACCCTTGGAGAAATGACCCTTGAAGATTTCTTGATAAAAGCTGGGGTTGTACAAGAAGCACCAGGGTCTAGTTCATCCCAGCAAAAAATGGTAATTCCTAGTATTCAAAATATAAGCTCATGTGCTTTGGATGCAACATTTGGAATGGGGCAAGAGGTAGGAATTGGATTTTCCGCTGCCCACCACCAAACTATTGGAAACAATTTCTCTGCTGCTAATGGTTTTACACCATACAAAATGTTCCCACCACAAACCAAAGGCTATAGTAGTGTAGGGGAAGTTTCAAGTAAGGGTAAAAATGATCAAGGTCTTTTCGAGTTGAATGCGCAGGCGCAGCAGCAGCAGCAAAACAAGAAGAGGATAATTGATGGTCCCCCGGAGGTGGTCGTCGAGCGAAGGCAGCGGAGGATGATCAAGAATAGAGAGTCAGCTGCACGATCTCGGGCTAGGAAGCAG GCATATACTGTGGAGTTGGAGCTAGAGTTGAATCAACTTAAAGAAGAGAATGCTAAGCTAAAGCAACTTGTG GAGGAAATCGAGCAGAACCGAAAGGAAGAG GTTATGAAAAGGAAACCATCAATACTGCCATTCAAGAAAGGTGATAAACTGAAGAGCTTAAGGAGGACAGTGAGCTTGACTTGGTGA
- the LOC110659948 gene encoding uncharacterized protein LOC110659948 isoform X1 — MGYLSKLKFLTKQKLYRLTVPRDQNCCCRWLSADILGSKVQNTSEKKITHHLNRWIPQTQYNIPKIQPGMVSRTAVVLMIGLLGMVYQATQLPPPQRDIPHVNSPRIRLSDGRYLAYREKGVPKNKSKYKIIIVHGFGSSKEMNFLAPQELIEELGMYFLLFDRAGYGESDPNPKRTVKSEALDIEELADQLQIGSKFYVIGVSMGSYPIWSCLKYIPHRLAGASLIVPVVNYRWPSLPQNLIREDYRRKLVQWALWFSKYAPGLLHWWVTQQWIPSTSVLERNPLFFSTEDIEILKKIPGFPMLSKDRLQQQDVFDTLRHDFMVGFGDWDFDPIQLRNPFPQNESSVHIWQGYEDKVVPFQLQRYISGKLPWIRYHEVPRGGHLIVHYSGLCEAVLKALLLGEEPLKLEQVHP; from the exons ATGGGATATCTAAGCAAGTTGAAATTTTTAACCAAACAAAAATTGTACAGGCTCACAGTTCCAAGAGATCAAAATTGCTGCTGCCGTTGGCTATCTGCTGATATATTAGGCTCCAAGGTTCAAAATACATCGGAAAAGAAAATCACACATCACCTCAACCGCTGGATTCCTCAAACTCAGTACAACATTCCTAAGATTCAGCCAG GGATGGTTTCAAGAACAGCAGTTGTCTTGATGATTGGTCTTCTGGGAATGGTTTACCAGGCCACACAGCTTCCTCCACCTCAGAGGGATATTCCTCATGTGAATTCTCCAAGAATTAGACTCAGTGATGGAAGATATCTGGCTTACAGAGAGAAGGGAGTCCCCAAGAACAAATCCAAGTATAAGATCATTATTGTTCATGGCTTTGGGAGCTCAAAAGAAATGAACTTTCTGGCACCTCAA GAACTCATAGAGGAGCTGGGGATGTATTTTCTGCTGTTTGATCGAGCTGGGTATGGAGAAAGTGATCCAAACCCAAAGCGAACTGTAAAGAGTGAAGCACTTGACATTGAAGAACTTGCTGATCAGCTGCAGATAGGATCCAAGTTTTATGTGATAGGAGTCTCAATGGGATCATACCCAATCTGGAGTTGCCTCAAATATATACCACACAg GCTAGCGGGTGCATCACTAATAGTTCCAGTTGTCAATTATAGATGGCCTTCTCTTCCTCAAAATTTGATAAGAGAGGACTATAGAAGGAAACTTGTCCAGTGGGCGCTCTGGTTTTCAAAGTATGCCCCTGGACTACTACACTGGTGGGTTACTCAGCAATGGATCCCTTCAACTTCTGTCCTGGAAAGGAACCCACTATTTTTTAGCACTGAAGATATAGAGATCTTGAAGAAGATACCAGGTTTCCCAATGTTAAGCAAG GATAGATTACAACAACAAGATGTTTTTGATACTCTCCGTCATGATTTTATGGTTGGCTTTGGAGATTGGGACTTTGATCCAATTCAGCTAAGAAATCCATTTCCTCAAAATGAAAGCTCTGTTCACATCTGGCAAGGTTATGAAGATAAGGTTGTGCCATTTCAACTTCAAAGATATATTTCAGGAAAGCTACCCTGGATTCGATATCATGAAGTTCCTCGTGGTGGACATCTAATTGTGCATTATAGTGGTTTATGTGAGGCTGTTTTGAAAGCACTTTTACTTGGAGAAGAACCTCTTAAATTAGAACAAGTGCATCCATAA
- the LOC110659948 gene encoding uncharacterized protein LOC110659948 isoform X2 — MVSRTAVVLMIGLLGMVYQATQLPPPQRDIPHVNSPRIRLSDGRYLAYREKGVPKNKSKYKIIIVHGFGSSKEMNFLAPQELIEELGMYFLLFDRAGYGESDPNPKRTVKSEALDIEELADQLQIGSKFYVIGVSMGSYPIWSCLKYIPHRLAGASLIVPVVNYRWPSLPQNLIREDYRRKLVQWALWFSKYAPGLLHWWVTQQWIPSTSVLERNPLFFSTEDIEILKKIPGFPMLSKDRLQQQDVFDTLRHDFMVGFGDWDFDPIQLRNPFPQNESSVHIWQGYEDKVVPFQLQRYISGKLPWIRYHEVPRGGHLIVHYSGLCEAVLKALLLGEEPLKLEQVHP; from the exons ATGGTTTCAAGAACAGCAGTTGTCTTGATGATTGGTCTTCTGGGAATGGTTTACCAGGCCACACAGCTTCCTCCACCTCAGAGGGATATTCCTCATGTGAATTCTCCAAGAATTAGACTCAGTGATGGAAGATATCTGGCTTACAGAGAGAAGGGAGTCCCCAAGAACAAATCCAAGTATAAGATCATTATTGTTCATGGCTTTGGGAGCTCAAAAGAAATGAACTTTCTGGCACCTCAA GAACTCATAGAGGAGCTGGGGATGTATTTTCTGCTGTTTGATCGAGCTGGGTATGGAGAAAGTGATCCAAACCCAAAGCGAACTGTAAAGAGTGAAGCACTTGACATTGAAGAACTTGCTGATCAGCTGCAGATAGGATCCAAGTTTTATGTGATAGGAGTCTCAATGGGATCATACCCAATCTGGAGTTGCCTCAAATATATACCACACAg GCTAGCGGGTGCATCACTAATAGTTCCAGTTGTCAATTATAGATGGCCTTCTCTTCCTCAAAATTTGATAAGAGAGGACTATAGAAGGAAACTTGTCCAGTGGGCGCTCTGGTTTTCAAAGTATGCCCCTGGACTACTACACTGGTGGGTTACTCAGCAATGGATCCCTTCAACTTCTGTCCTGGAAAGGAACCCACTATTTTTTAGCACTGAAGATATAGAGATCTTGAAGAAGATACCAGGTTTCCCAATGTTAAGCAAG GATAGATTACAACAACAAGATGTTTTTGATACTCTCCGTCATGATTTTATGGTTGGCTTTGGAGATTGGGACTTTGATCCAATTCAGCTAAGAAATCCATTTCCTCAAAATGAAAGCTCTGTTCACATCTGGCAAGGTTATGAAGATAAGGTTGTGCCATTTCAACTTCAAAGATATATTTCAGGAAAGCTACCCTGGATTCGATATCATGAAGTTCCTCGTGGTGGACATCTAATTGTGCATTATAGTGGTTTATGTGAGGCTGTTTTGAAAGCACTTTTACTTGGAGAAGAACCTCTTAAATTAGAACAAGTGCATCCATAA
- the LOC110659948 gene encoding uncharacterized protein LOC110659948 isoform X3, whose translation MYFLLFDRAGYGESDPNPKRTVKSEALDIEELADQLQIGSKFYVIGVSMGSYPIWSCLKYIPHRLAGASLIVPVVNYRWPSLPQNLIREDYRRKLVQWALWFSKYAPGLLHWWVTQQWIPSTSVLERNPLFFSTEDIEILKKIPGFPMLSKDRLQQQDVFDTLRHDFMVGFGDWDFDPIQLRNPFPQNESSVHIWQGYEDKVVPFQLQRYISGKLPWIRYHEVPRGGHLIVHYSGLCEAVLKALLLGEEPLKLEQVHP comes from the exons ATGTATTTTCTGCTGTTTGATCGAGCTGGGTATGGAGAAAGTGATCCAAACCCAAAGCGAACTGTAAAGAGTGAAGCACTTGACATTGAAGAACTTGCTGATCAGCTGCAGATAGGATCCAAGTTTTATGTGATAGGAGTCTCAATGGGATCATACCCAATCTGGAGTTGCCTCAAATATATACCACACAg GCTAGCGGGTGCATCACTAATAGTTCCAGTTGTCAATTATAGATGGCCTTCTCTTCCTCAAAATTTGATAAGAGAGGACTATAGAAGGAAACTTGTCCAGTGGGCGCTCTGGTTTTCAAAGTATGCCCCTGGACTACTACACTGGTGGGTTACTCAGCAATGGATCCCTTCAACTTCTGTCCTGGAAAGGAACCCACTATTTTTTAGCACTGAAGATATAGAGATCTTGAAGAAGATACCAGGTTTCCCAATGTTAAGCAAG GATAGATTACAACAACAAGATGTTTTTGATACTCTCCGTCATGATTTTATGGTTGGCTTTGGAGATTGGGACTTTGATCCAATTCAGCTAAGAAATCCATTTCCTCAAAATGAAAGCTCTGTTCACATCTGGCAAGGTTATGAAGATAAGGTTGTGCCATTTCAACTTCAAAGATATATTTCAGGAAAGCTACCCTGGATTCGATATCATGAAGTTCCTCGTGGTGGACATCTAATTGTGCATTATAGTGGTTTATGTGAGGCTGTTTTGAAAGCACTTTTACTTGGAGAAGAACCTCTTAAATTAGAACAAGTGCATCCATAA
- the LOC110659947 gene encoding uncharacterized protein LOC110659947 → MFAAAAAVLAVCVVALGYKRIKPPPPKVCGSPNGPPITSPRIKLSDGRHLSYRERGVPKEIAKYKVILVHGFDSSKDIYLPLSQEVMEELSVYVLTFDRAGYGESDPNPKRSVKSEAFDIQELADQLHLGPKFHVIGVSIGTHSIWACLKYIPHRLAGVTLVVPVINFWWPSFPPKLAKEVFRKQLKRDQVKLSIAHYIPTLVYWWMTQKLFPYSSIMQRHPILLNRRDLETIKQMSQVPNPDEHKVRQQGVHESLHRDMIVHFGKWEFDPMKLKNPFPDNEACVYLWEGHEDKLVPFELQRYVAQKLPWIKYHEVPDGGHLMIHEKGLCEAIFRELLLGEEPSF, encoded by the exons ATGTTTGCGGCGGCAGCAGCGGTACTAGCGGTGTGTGTAGTAGCCTTGGGATACAAAAGAATAAAGCCTCCCCCTCCAAAGGTTTGTGGTTCTCCAAATGGTCCTCCTATTACTTCACCAAGAATCAAGCTCAGTGACGGAAGGCATTTATCTTATAGAGAGAGGGGTGTTCCAAAAGAAATTGCTAAGTACAAGGTTATTCTCGTCCATGGCTTTGACAGCTCCAAGGACATATATTTGCCACTATCTCAA GAGGTGATGGAAGAGCTGAGTGTATATGTCCTGACCTTTGACAGAGCAGGATATGGAGAAAGTGATCCAAACCCAAAAAGATCAGTGAAGAGTGAAGCATTTGACATTCAAGAACTAGCTGATCAATTACATCTAGGACCCAAGTTTCATGTGATTGGAGTTTCCATTGGAACCCATTCCATTTGGGCTTGCCTCAAATATATCCCACACAG GCTAGCAGGTGTGACTCTAGTAGTTCCAGTCATAAATTTCTGGTGGCCTTCTTTCCCTCCTAAACTAGCAAAAGAGGTCTTTAGGAAGCAACTCAAGAGGGATCAAGTCAAACTGAGCATTGCACACTACATCCCTACACTTGTATACTGGTGGATGACTCAGAAGCTCTTCCCTTACTCTTCTATCATGCAGAGACACCCAATTCTACTAAACAGAAGAGATTTAGAAACTATAAAGCAAATGTCTCAAGTGCCAAATCCTGATGAG CACAAGGTTAGGCAGCAAGGAGTCCATGAATCACTGCATAGAGACATGATTGTGCATTTTGGGAAATGGGAATTTGATCCAATGAAGCTAAAGAATCCATTTCCTGATAATGAGGCTTGTGTTTACCTGTGGGAAGGTCATGAAGACAAGTTGGTGCCATTTGAATTGCAGAGATATGTTGCTCAGAAGCTGCCATGGATCAAATATCATGAAGTTCCTGATGGTGGTCATTTGATGATTCATGAGAAGGGTTTGTGTGAGGCTATATTCAGGGAACTTTTGCTTGGAGAAGAACCCTCCTTTTGA
- the LOC110659946 gene encoding uncharacterized protein LOC110659946 isoform X2, giving the protein MLAPIAVAVSAGLLGWVYQALKPPHPKICGSPGGPPVTSPRVKLSDGRHLAYREMGVPKEEAKHKIIVIHGFDSSKDLNLPVSQELIEELSMYFLFFDRAGYGESDPFPKRTVKSEAYDIQELADKLQIGPKFYIIGVSMGAYPIYGCLKYIPHRLAGASLVVPFVHYWWPCLPANVSREGFQRLQKCDQWTFRIAHRAPWLFYWWMTQKWFPSLSIMAGNMAIFCPQDLEMIKKLSETPSVGLEKVRQQGVQESLHRDIIAGYAKWEFDPLDISNPFPNNEGSVHIWQGYEDRIIPYQINRYISEKLPWIRYHEVPDTGHLLIFRSELCEEIFRSLLVR; this is encoded by the exons ATGCTTGCACCGATTGCAGTAGCTGTATCTGCGGGTCTTCTGGGTTGGGTTTATCAGGCACTGAAGCCTCCTCATCCGAAGATATGTGGATCGCCCGGTGGTCCTCCAGTCACTTCACCCAGAGTCAAACTCAGCGATGGTAGGCATTTGGCCTACAGGGAGATGGGAGTTCCTAAGGAAGAAGCCAAGCACAAAATTATAGTCATTCATGGCTTTGACAGTTCGAAGGATCTAAATTTACCTGTGTCTCAG GAACTTATTGAGGAGCTGAGCATGTATTTCCTTTTCTTCGATAGAGCAGGGTATGGAGAAAGTGATCCATTTCCAAAGCGTACAGTGAAGAGTGAAGCATACGATATTCAAGAACTAGCAGACAAGTTGCAGATTGGACCAAAATTTTACATAATTGGAGTCTCAATGGGAGCCTACCCCATATATGGTTGCCTAAAATACATACCACATAG GTTGGCTGGAGCTTCACTTGTAGTTCCATTTGTACACTACTGGTGGCCTTGTCTCCCGGCCAATGTATCCAGAGAGGGCTTCCAAAGGCTTCAGAAATGTGATCAATGGACATTTCGAATTGCACATCGTGCACCTTGGTTATTCTACTGGTGGATGACCCAGAAATGGTTCCCTTCATTAAGTATTATGGCAGGAAATATGGCAATCTTTTGCCCCCAAGATTTGGAGATGATTAAAAAGTTATCAGAAACTCCAAGTGTTGGTCTG GAAAAGGTTCGGCAACAAGGTGTTCAGGAATCTCTGCATCGGGACATAATCGCAGGGTATGCGAAATGGGAATTTGATCCCCTGGACATAAGTAATCCTTTCCCTAACAATGAAGGCTCAGTCCACATTTGGCAAGGTTATGAGGACAGAATCATTCCTTATCAAATAAATCGTTACATATCAGAGAAGCTTCCATGGATTCGCTACCATGAAGTTCCTGATACTGGACACTTGTTGATCTTCAGGAGTGAGCTATGTGaagaaatttttaggtcacttttggttagaTGA
- the LOC110659946 gene encoding uncharacterized protein LOC110659946 isoform X1 → MSATSARSRTRSHLALLHFLTMLAPIAVAVSAGLLGWVYQALKPPHPKICGSPGGPPVTSPRVKLSDGRHLAYREMGVPKEEAKHKIIVIHGFDSSKDLNLPVSQELIEELSMYFLFFDRAGYGESDPFPKRTVKSEAYDIQELADKLQIGPKFYIIGVSMGAYPIYGCLKYIPHRLAGASLVVPFVHYWWPCLPANVSREGFQRLQKCDQWTFRIAHRAPWLFYWWMTQKWFPSLSIMAGNMAIFCPQDLEMIKKLSETPSVGLEKVRQQGVQESLHRDIIAGYAKWEFDPLDISNPFPNNEGSVHIWQGYEDRIIPYQINRYISEKLPWIRYHEVPDTGHLLIFRSELCEEIFRSLLVR, encoded by the exons ATGTCAGCTACATCAGCAAGAAGTCGCACTAGGTCTCATCTAGCTCTTCTCCACTTCCTTACA ATGCTTGCACCGATTGCAGTAGCTGTATCTGCGGGTCTTCTGGGTTGGGTTTATCAGGCACTGAAGCCTCCTCATCCGAAGATATGTGGATCGCCCGGTGGTCCTCCAGTCACTTCACCCAGAGTCAAACTCAGCGATGGTAGGCATTTGGCCTACAGGGAGATGGGAGTTCCTAAGGAAGAAGCCAAGCACAAAATTATAGTCATTCATGGCTTTGACAGTTCGAAGGATCTAAATTTACCTGTGTCTCAG GAACTTATTGAGGAGCTGAGCATGTATTTCCTTTTCTTCGATAGAGCAGGGTATGGAGAAAGTGATCCATTTCCAAAGCGTACAGTGAAGAGTGAAGCATACGATATTCAAGAACTAGCAGACAAGTTGCAGATTGGACCAAAATTTTACATAATTGGAGTCTCAATGGGAGCCTACCCCATATATGGTTGCCTAAAATACATACCACATAG GTTGGCTGGAGCTTCACTTGTAGTTCCATTTGTACACTACTGGTGGCCTTGTCTCCCGGCCAATGTATCCAGAGAGGGCTTCCAAAGGCTTCAGAAATGTGATCAATGGACATTTCGAATTGCACATCGTGCACCTTGGTTATTCTACTGGTGGATGACCCAGAAATGGTTCCCTTCATTAAGTATTATGGCAGGAAATATGGCAATCTTTTGCCCCCAAGATTTGGAGATGATTAAAAAGTTATCAGAAACTCCAAGTGTTGGTCTG GAAAAGGTTCGGCAACAAGGTGTTCAGGAATCTCTGCATCGGGACATAATCGCAGGGTATGCGAAATGGGAATTTGATCCCCTGGACATAAGTAATCCTTTCCCTAACAATGAAGGCTCAGTCCACATTTGGCAAGGTTATGAGGACAGAATCATTCCTTATCAAATAAATCGTTACATATCAGAGAAGCTTCCATGGATTCGCTACCATGAAGTTCCTGATACTGGACACTTGTTGATCTTCAGGAGTGAGCTATGTGaagaaatttttaggtcacttttggttagaTGA
- the LOC110659946 gene encoding uncharacterized protein LOC110659946 isoform X3 gives MSATSARSRTRSHLALLHFLTMLAPIAVAVSAGLLGWVYQALKPPHPKICGSPGGPPVTSPRVKLSDGRHLAYREMGVPKEEAKHKIIVIHGFDSSKDLNLPVSQELIEELSMYFLFFDRAGYGESDPFPKRTVKSEAYDIQELADKLQIGPKFYIIGVSMGAYPIYGCLKYIPHRLAGASLVVPFVHYWWPCLPANVSREGFQRLQKCDQWTFRIAHRAPWLFYWWMTQKWFPSLSIMAGNMAIFCPQDLEMIKKLSETPSVGKGSATRCSGISASGHNRRVCEMGI, from the exons ATGTCAGCTACATCAGCAAGAAGTCGCACTAGGTCTCATCTAGCTCTTCTCCACTTCCTTACA ATGCTTGCACCGATTGCAGTAGCTGTATCTGCGGGTCTTCTGGGTTGGGTTTATCAGGCACTGAAGCCTCCTCATCCGAAGATATGTGGATCGCCCGGTGGTCCTCCAGTCACTTCACCCAGAGTCAAACTCAGCGATGGTAGGCATTTGGCCTACAGGGAGATGGGAGTTCCTAAGGAAGAAGCCAAGCACAAAATTATAGTCATTCATGGCTTTGACAGTTCGAAGGATCTAAATTTACCTGTGTCTCAG GAACTTATTGAGGAGCTGAGCATGTATTTCCTTTTCTTCGATAGAGCAGGGTATGGAGAAAGTGATCCATTTCCAAAGCGTACAGTGAAGAGTGAAGCATACGATATTCAAGAACTAGCAGACAAGTTGCAGATTGGACCAAAATTTTACATAATTGGAGTCTCAATGGGAGCCTACCCCATATATGGTTGCCTAAAATACATACCACATAG GTTGGCTGGAGCTTCACTTGTAGTTCCATTTGTACACTACTGGTGGCCTTGTCTCCCGGCCAATGTATCCAGAGAGGGCTTCCAAAGGCTTCAGAAATGTGATCAATGGACATTTCGAATTGCACATCGTGCACCTTGGTTATTCTACTGGTGGATGACCCAGAAATGGTTCCCTTCATTAAGTATTATGGCAGGAAATATGGCAATCTTTTGCCCCCAAGATTTGGAGATGATTAAAAAGTTATCAGAAACTCCAAGTGTTG GAAAAGGTTCGGCAACAAGGTGTTCAGGAATCTCTGCATCGGGACATAATCGCAGGGTATGCGAAATGGGAATTTGA